The Actinomycetota bacterium genome contains the following window.
CAGGTCGTCTACGGCGTAGCCGACGGAGTGCAGGTGCTGCCCGAACTTTGAGTAGAACTTGCCAACTGGGTAGTTGACGTCGACTGGCATCTTGGGAGCCATGGTCTCGATGCAGACGCTGGAAACCATCAGCAGCGAGGCCATCCGGTCTTCGTTGGGCAGGTAGTTGAGCTCATCGATGCCCATGAACGCGAAGCCGCCGAGCACATTGCGGTAGAAGTCATTGAGCTTGTTCACGTCATCGCTCATATGGATGGTGTGAATCATGCTGCCGAGGCCAAAATCGCCGGTCTTCTTGTATTCCTTACGCATGGTGCTCCCCAGTAGTCGGACGGTTCAGGGAATTAAAGCCGCGAATCGACAGATGGGAGGGCAAATGCCGAAATCTCTTGGACCATGCAGGGTGATCTAGTCCTTCTTGGGCATGATCGGCTGCTTGGCGAAAGTGCCCCAGGTCAAGAACAGCAGAAGTCCGCCCATGCCGTACATGGCCCACACCGGCCAGAACTCGCCAGCGCCAGTCAAGTACCAGATGAGGACCAGGAGCGGATACAGGATTGCGCACGCAATACCCGCGCGCCAGAGCCAGGTCTTGAACTGAGCGCGGCGTGCTTGTTCATCTGATTGGGCCATGAAGAGACGCTAACAGTTCCGGACGCTGATCCAATGGCGGCCCAAACAGGTACACCCCCTAAGTTTGGGCACGTGTCCAAGGTCCTGACTTCACTTCCCATCGGCGAGCGCGTCGGCATTGCCTTCTCTGGAGGCCTGGACACCTCTATTGCCGTGGCATGGATGCGCGAGAAGGGGGCAATCCCCTTCACCTACACCGCAGACCTCGGGCAACCAGATGAGCCGGAGATTCAGACTGTGCCGAGCCGGGCGATGGTCTATGGCGCCGAGGGTGCGCGCTTGGTTGACTGCAAGTCAGCACTGGTCGAAGAAGGCCTGACGGCTCTGGCCTGCGGCGCCTTCCATATCCGCTCAGGTGGACGTCAGTACTTCAACACCACTCCCCTTGGCCGCGCTGTCACCGGCACCTTGCTGGTGCGCGCCATGCATGAGGACGGCGTGGACATCTGGGGCGATGGCTCGACCTACAAGGGCAATGACATCGAGCGCTTCTATCGCTACGGGCTGCTGGCCAACCCAGCCCTTCGGATCTACAAGCCGTGGCTGGACGCTGACTTCGTCGAAGAGCTCGGCGGCCGCAAAGAGATGTCCGAGTGGATGCAGTCGCGCCACCTGCCTTACCGCTCCAGCGTGGAGAAGGCCTACTCAACTGACGCAAACATCTGGGGCGCGACGCACGAGGCCAAGGATCTTGAGCACCTGAATGTGTCGATGGAGATCGTCGAGCCGATCATGGGCGTGAAGTTCTGGGACGAGACCCTGCTGATTCAGCCTGAGCTGGTTGACATCGAGTTCGCGCAGGGTCGACCCGTGCGGATCAATGGCAAGTCCTTCGCCAGTGCCGTTGACCTGGTCAATGAAGTCAATGCCATCGGCGGACGTCACGGACTGGGCATGGCTGACCAGATTGAGAACCGCATCATCGAGGCCAAGAGTCGTGGCATCTACGAAGCCCCCGGCATGGCATTGCTGTTCATCGCCTACGAGCGTCTCCTGAGCGCCATTCACAACGAGGACACCGTTGCGAACTATCACGCAGAGGGTCGTCGACTTGGCCGGCTGCTGTATGAGGGCCGTTGGCTTGACCCGCAGTCCCTGATGCTGCGGGAGTCCTTGCAGCGCTGGGTTGCCTCAGCCGTCACCGGCACGGTGAGCATTCGCCTGCGTCGCGGTGACGACTACACCATCGTGGCCACCGAAGGCCCGGCGTTCAGCTATCACCCGGACAAGCTCTCGATGGAACGCACTGAGGACGCTGCCTTTGGCCCGGTGGATCGCATTGGACAGCTGACGATGCGCAATCTGGATATCGCTGACACCAGGAGCAAGCTGGAGATGTATGCCGCGCAGGGGCAGCTCAGCCTCAGCCACATCGACCTTGTTGGCGAGTTGACGCCAGTGCCGCCGCCAGTCGCTGAACTCAGCAGCGCTGCCAACACGACTTCACATGTGGAAGCCGAAGACTCACCAATGGACCGAGCGGCCATGGAAGCCGGCAACGACTAGGACAAGAGATCGGAGGGGTGATGTCTGAAGTTCCACTGCGCGATCCTGACGATGCCCTCCTGCTGTCGATTGAGGGCTCACGGCATGTCATCGAGGCAAGCATCCGCGTCAGTTTTGGCGCAGCAGCACTGACCATTGAAGTCACCCGCCGTGTACTCGCCGAAGCCATCGGTGCCCGACGACTGAGCCCCAATCCCGACAGTCCAGTCGACACTGCACTGGATGCGGTTCTCGGTTTGGCCTTTGCGGGTGCCCAGACCGGACTTCGCGCCGCGGATGCAACTGTTCGACTCACTGCTCCGGTCACATCAACAGCGTTGAACCTGGTGCTCGAGCCGCCATTGATTCCAAAGCAGCTGCGCCTGGGCACTCAGATCAATGCCTTCTCTCGACTCTGGCGCGCGCAGCGCACCGATCTCGTGCGTTCAGCCTTGCGCTCAGGTTCGCTTGCATCGCCGATCCTGGTGGAGTCTGCCGCTCGAGTGCTCAACATCAATCAACTGATCACCTCAGTGATTGATCAGATCGACATGGACGCCCTGGCCCTTGAGCTGCTCGATCGCATCAAGGTCGACCCACTCGTAGAGCAAGTGGTTGCCAGGGTCGACATCGTCGAGGCAGTCGGACGAGTGATGGAAACACTGCCCACGGATCAGCTCGTTGCTGAAGTGCTGTCGAATCTTGATATGGAATCACTGATCGCGACGGCTCTGGAGAAGGTTGACCTCACTGAAATCGTTGTTGAGCGCGTGGATCTCGCGACGATCGTCAACGCAGCACTGGACCGCATCGACATCACCAGCATTGTCTTGAATCGGGTAGATCTGCCGCTGATTGCCAACACGGTGATTGAAGAGATCGACCTGGCCGGGACGATCCGTGAATCAAGTGGATCTGTTGCAACAGAGATGGTGCATGGAGCGCGCATCTCCAGCGTTGATGCCGACCGCGCAGTTGCGCGATTGGTCGATCGATTCACTCTGCGTCGCAAGAACCGAAAGCTCGATGCCCCCGGTGAGCCCGAATCGATGAGCACTGACGGCACTACGGAAGACTCCCAGCCATGAGCAGCCCTGAGCCCGCTCGCCTACCGACCGCCCGCGTGCGCGTGCCCGAAGCTGCCAAGGATTTCCAGGGGTTACGTGCTGGGATTGTCAGCCGTGTCCTTGCCAACATCGCCGATGTGATCATCATCGTCATCACTACTTTCACCCTGTACATGTGTTTCGCATCGGTGAAGTTCATGTTCGACCCTCGAAACTTCACGTGGCCTGCGCTTCACATGGGCTGGTTCGTGATTGTCTGCGGCATCCTGCTGTTCGTCTACTTCACCTTCTCATGGGCAACATCGGGCCGCACGGTTGGCAATCGGCTGATGGGTCTGCGCGTGGTCAATCACCGAGGTCTCATCGTGCGGTGGTCTGGAGCGGTGGTACGCGCGGCCTTCTGCGTGGCCTTCCCCTTCGGCTTGTTCTGGGCGATCATCAGCCGCCAGAATCGTTCTGTGCAGGATGTGGTGCTGCGCACTTCGGTCATCTACGACTGGGCGCCAAATCGAGCCAACCTCGGTCACGAGAGCTAGTCGCCAAAGAGCTTGGAATTGCGTTACGCCAGCACCACAAGCGAGTCGCGTGGTCCGATCGCCCGCGCAAAACTCTTGCCGAAGTCAGTGACCCGCAAGACGCCTTTGTCGAAACTGATACTGGACTCGAACTGCGCCTTCCAGGCCAAGAACTCTGGGCGCCGCTGCACCCATTGATAACTCGTCTCGCCGGTCCACTCCACTGAGTAGTCCACTTCGACCAATCCCAGCTGGATCCAGTTGTCCACCCACAGACTGAAATCGACATCGACACTTGGCTGCCCAGTGCCGCGATCGTTGACATCCAGGAGATGACGTCCAAGGACCGTGGATTGACCGTCGTCGGACTTCCAGGCCACTTCGGCGATCGGCATTTGCAGTTGACCCAGCACCATCGGCAGCAAGCGCGCCTCCTTGGCTGAGAGTCGTGCCACTGCTTCGACAAACGACGGATGAACACCTTGAGCGTCACGGCCATCGGTGGCCGTGGCCATGAGGCTGAGGTACATGTTCTTCAAACTGAGTTCCGCTCGCGAGTATGAAAGGCGGCGAATCAATGGCACCACGATGCCGACGGGGGGACAGACCAAGGATGCTTCGGGCACTTCAACCAGTCGCGGTGAGAGCTCTTCGGGGAATTCGTGGGTGAAGTAGTGCTTGTGCTCGCCGAGCCAGTCCTCTAAAGGCCGATAGAGCTTCCTGATCGACTTCTCGCGTGCAAAGACTCGACGTTGCATGTCCTCAGCATCGGCAGTTGAGTCTTTCCCTGATGCGATCTCACTGCTGGCCACGGCCTGAGATTACCGTGGGGAGTCCGCCGCATCTGCACGGCAAGCACCTGCTACTTCGCGAGGATGGGCGCGCGATACTTCGGCACAGCGACCAGCATCGCAAGCAGCAGCACCGGAATTGCCGCCACTGCGCACAGCACGCCGTAGGTGCTCAGGAGCACCACCAATCCGGCCACTGCGCCACCTACTGCACCCGAGGCGTTCATCGCCAAGTCCGAAAGGCCCTGCACAGCGGGCCGCTTTTCGGCATCCACTTCGTCGGTGACGATCGTTGATCCGGCGATCAAAGTGCACGACCAGCCAAGACCAAGCAGGAGCAGTCCAATACCAAGCATCACGATGCTGTCGCCTGGAGCGACTCCGCACAGCAGGCAGGCGAAAAGCAGGATGATGATGCCCACGACAACGATTTGAGTGCGACCGTAGGTGTCCACTGCCCATCCGACGACTGGGGAGAAGGCGTACATTCCCGCGACGTGCACGCTGATCACCAGCCCGATGAGCTGCAGAGTCACGTCGACGTGGGCCATGTGCACCGGGGTCATCACCATCACCATCACCATGCAGATGTGTCCGGCCGAAATTGCAGCGATCCCCATCATTGCTCGCGGTCGTTGTCGAAGATGAGCAAGCCCTTCGCGCAGACTGGGCCGGCTCACCACTCCAGTGCTCTTCTTCTGAATCGCCATCGCCATCCGATATGGATCCGGACGCAGAAACAGCCACAGGATCGCCGCCGCTATGGCAAGGCAGGCTGCAGAGACGAGATAGGGCCCAGACAACTGGGGCAGACCCAGAGCAAGAGCCAAGTTGCCAGAGGCATTGAGCAGATTCGGCCCGAGCACGGCACCGATGGTGCTGGCCCACACCACCAAGGAGAGCGCGCGAGCGCGATGCTGCTCGGCTGCCAGATCCGTGGCGGCGTACCGCGCTTGAAGCGCGGCAGCTGACGCCACTCCAACCAAGAGGCAGCCCAAATAGACCAGCAGAAGGTTGCGCTCGATGGCTGCGAACACCACTATTGCGGCCCCTACGGCACCAATGGCATAGCCCAGAGACAGCGCCGCGCGTCTGCCGCGGGTCAAGGCAATGCGTGCGAGCGGAAGAGCCAACAGCGCTGCCCCGAGCACGCCTGAGGTTTGGGCGAAGCCCGCAGCGGCATCAGAATCGGCAATCGAGGCTGCCAGCAATGCCCCAGCCGGGATTGCGCCAGCGACAGCGATCCCGCCGAACACTGCCGCCCCCGACAAGGAGCGAACGGTGTTTGACTGCGCCTTCAAGACCTCCGGTGCCAACAGCGGGTCGTTGCCGACTGGAACAGCGGGCGCAGTCACATGGGGCCCCGTGATCCGGGCTCGTCCTCGGGCTGGCTCTCACTGCTGTGCAAACCATGATCAAGCTGCTGAGCGAGAGCCTCAGCAACGCCATGGTCATTGCGAGGCAGACCCAATTCGTCAAAGCGCGTGATCAGAGCTGGCGCCTTGCCTTGCCACTGCTCATACTCAAGAAGCATGGCTCGATCCGCACCCAAGATGCTGGTGAGGTCGCGCTGGGCGGCCACGAGCCAGTCGCGCGTCTGCGTGAGCGCCGCAACTGGATCTCCATGATTGGGCCACCAACCGCTGCGCGCGGCATCCTGCGGGTCGCGCACATTGATGATGTAGCTGATGCCAGGAAGAAGAGTGTTCAAGAAGAGCAGGTAGGAAAGCAGCAGTTCGTAATTGGCGAAGTGGCCCGGCTCGTACCTGACTTCCTTGAAGCCGAGCACCTTGGTGTCCTTCTCGGGTCGCAGCAGATTCTGGATCACATGCCGCCGCAGATCATCCAGCACAGCATTGGGGTCCAATTTCTTGGATCCGTACCAAGGATGGGTCGGCAGGCCATTGTGGTGACGGTCGGCAGTCTCAGCGATCGATTGCGCGTATTGCTGCAGCCCACGAAGAGCCGAGTAGTTCTCGCCTCTCACCAAAACGCCAGGCAGTGAGTTCAGTGCAGCCTGCAAGGCGGTGCTGCCGGTGCGGCCGTAGGTCACAACCGTCAGGAAGGTGAACTCCGGCGGCCTCCTGCTGAACATCAGGCAACTCTATTGAGTCTGCAGTGATGCCACTTGCGACTCCTCAGCGCAGTAGCGCCGGCACTTCAGCACTCACACACACTGCGCGCCAGATGTCCTTGGTGTCCTCGCCTCGAGCAATCGCATCGTTGACGGTGCATCCAAGAGTTGGGAGCACAAAATCATGAGCCCAAGAGTGGGCGTAGGCGAGCCCAAAATGGGCTTCCATCCGTTCCCAGAAGTCAGTGAGTCGCATCGACCCTAGACAGGGATAGGAGCGCGAGCAGAGCCGACATAGGTGAGCGAGGCACCGTCGAAGTCCAGCCGGGTTGGCTTCTCAGCCTCAACAATGTGGTCGGTCACCGAAGTCAGTACCTGAGCCAGCGACACATCAAGGGCCCCGCAGATGGCTGCAAGGAGTTCACTTGATGCTTCTTTTTGTCCGCGCTCTACCTCCGAGAGGTACCCCAGGGATACGGCTGCGGCGGCGGAGACATCACGAAGAGTCCGACCCTGATCTTGTCGGACACGGCGGAGTTCATCACCGATGACTTCCCGTAGAACAATCATGCTGTCTCCTTCCAAGCGCGGTCGGGTACCAGATTGCGTTTAGCACTCAACCTTGCTGATTGCTAATTCTAACGCACGCCTCCGGAGTCCTATTCCCGACCTATCCGAGGCATTTGTGACAAATATTCCAAGGCCAAGGCGATGACCGCCAAGGCTGAGTCCTGGCGGACATCGCCCCTGTCCCCCGACAGGGCCAGCAGGCGGGTCATCGACGTGTTGCTTCGGGCGTCATAGACCGCAATCCACACAGTGCCGGCTGGCTGATCGTCCAACGGCTCGGGTCCGGCCACGCCAGTGGTGGCAAGGCCCAGATCGGCACCAAACAGGGCACAAGCGGCCTTGGCCATCGCGTAGACGACCTGCTCGCTGACCACGTGCTCCAAGAGCGCGGGGTCCAAGCCGAGCACTGAATGCTTGGTGTCGGTGGCATAGGTGACCGCTCCCCCGCGCAGCACAGCAGATGCTCCGGGTGTTTCTGCAAGAGTCGAGCTGACCAGCCCGGCTGTGAGTGATTCGGCTGTGGCGACCGTCAGTCCCAGTGCACGGCAGGTGGCAATCAGCTCGGCTTGCATCAGCGCTCGTTGGGTGTCGGCGTGGGAGCGCTGTCTGGAGACTCAGTGCGCAGTTCAGCAGCTTTGCGCAAGCGGATGGCCTCCAGCACATAGTCCAAGCCGGTAGCCAGAGTCAACGCCACAGCGATGCCCATGGCAGTGGTCTGAGCAGCGCCCCACCACGAGATGTCCGCGGGAGCCAGCAGATACATGCTGATGGCGATCACTTGCGCCAGGGTCTTCAGCTTGCCACCGCGACTTGCCGGGATGACACCATCGCTGAGCACCCACATGCGCAGGACAGTCACGCCGATCTCGCGGATCAAGATGATGACGGTGAACCACCAGGAAAGCTCGCCCAGCAGACTCAGGCCGATGAGCGCAGTGCCGATCAGCGCCTTGTCGGCAATGGGATCGGCAAGCTTGCCGAAGCTGGTGATCTGATTTCGCCTGCGGGCAACTGCGCCATCAATGAGATCGGTGAGCGCTGCGATCAAGAAGACCGCGGTGGCCCAGATGCGCGCCGAATCACCTTCGCTGGCCAGCAACCAGATGAGCACCGGTACCGCAAGGATGCGCAGACCGGTCAGAAAATTGGGCAGGTTGAGAATTGGTCCACTTTCGTGGGCTTCTGCTTTTCCGTGACTTGATGCTGAGCTCATGCGCGCTCGGCTATCAAGTCAACCCCATCTACATCAATGACGATTGCGGTAAGGACATCGCCAATGGCGACTTCGTCCTCGTCGATCGGAATGTATGTCTCAGAATCGTCGGGCCCCTGATGACCGGCATGACCAACGGCAACAAGCCCGCCGTCTTCATCCTCGTCAATGCGCTCAACGATCACGACAACGGTCTCGCCCATACGATCTTCAGCGCGTTGAGCCATGACTTCATCAGCCAAGGCAGTGATGCGTTCGACTCGTTCGCGAATGACGTCGGCGTCGATCTTGTCGGTGAAGGTCACGGCTTCAGTGCCGTCCTCATCGCTGTAGCCAAAGACGCCAATCGCATCCAGTCGTGCTGTCTCAAGGAAGCTCGCCAGTTCGTCGATGTCCGCTTGAGTCTCGCCCGGGAAGCCGACGATGACGTTGCTGCGGATGCCTGCCTGCGGGTCGAGGTCACGAATGCGATTGACCAAGCCCATGAATGCCTCAGTGCCGCCAAATCGGCGCATGCGACGCAGCACTGAGGCGCTGGCATGCTGGAAGGAGAGGTCGAAGTACGGGGCAACCTCTGGGGTGGCGACCATCGCCTCAATCAGACCCGGACGAATCTCAGCTGGTTGCAGGTAGGCGACCCGAAGACGGGTGATGCCACTTTGCCTTGCCAGATCAGGCAGCGTGGTCTCCAGCATGCGCAGATCGCCGAGATCCTTGCCATATGACGTGGAGTTCTCGCTGACCAGCACGACTTCCTTCACGCCCGTGCGGACCAGCTCACTGAGTTCAGCGAGCACATCGGCTGGGTAGCGCGAGATGAAGGAACCGCGGAAGGTCGGGATTGCGCAGAAGGTGCAGCGACGATCGCAGCCCGATGCCAGCTTCACTGACGCAACCGGCCCGGTCTCCAAGCGCACCCGAGGCGCTGGGCCTTCGCCATGTCCTGGAACGTGTGCGTGACTGGCTTCGCGTTCAACTGGTGCCAACGGCAGGAGCAGTCGGCGGTCAGTCGGCTCGTGGGCAATCGGTCGATCACCAGCAACGATGCGTCGCAGCTTTGCGGCGATATCGGGGTAGTCATCAAAGCCAAGCACGGCATCGGCTTCGGGAAGTTCGGCCGCCAGATCACGGCCGTAGCGCTCAGAAAGGCAGCCCACAGCAACCACAGCGCGCGGACCGCCATCGCCCTTCAGATCAGAGGCAGCCAGGATCGCATCGATCGAATCCTTCTTGGCAACGTCAACGAAGCCACAGGTATTGACAAGCACGGCATCGGCTGATTCGGCATCCTGCACCAGATCCCAGCCCTCGGCAGCAAGGCGGCCGGCGAGTTCTTCAGAGTCGACCTCGTTGCGCGCGCAGCCAAGAGTGACGATGGCAACAGAGGGGCGAGACACCCCGAGAGTCTAGTTCGCGTTGGAGCCCGGCTCAGCCGCGCCCGTGCAGGCCTTCGGCAACCTCATCGGTGAAATCATCCACAAGTTGATCCGGATCAAGGTTCAAAATTGGTGCGAGAGCACGTAATTGACCTCGCGCATAGACCAAACCGCCGCAATGACTGAAGTCGCCACCCTCCATCGCCGAAAGGATGGATGCCCGCAACTTGCTGGCATGAGCAAGTTCTTCCAGGGACATTCCATTGGCGATACGAGCTTCGGACAAAGTGGTGCCGACAGACATCAGCACCCCTTTCTCACGCGGTTTGTTCCACCATAGTTCAGCGTCCTTGCCAAAGGAAGTTCTCGTGCGGCTCTTACTCTCCCCGAATCATCGCCAAGGTCCCTGGCAGGTCCTCGGCTTTGATCAGTACATCACGGGCCTTGGAGCCTTCCGTAGGTCCCACGACTCCGCGTGACTCCATCAAGTCCATCAGGCGTCCGGCTTTGGCGAATCCGACCCGCAACTTGCGCTGCAGCATCGAGGTCGAGCCGAACTGCGTGGAGACCACAAGTTCCACAGCCTGCAGCAGAATGTCGAGGTCGTCGCCGATGTCGCCGTCGACCTCACGGGCAGCCACAGCCGCCTGCGTGACCTCGGGCAGATATGAAGCCTCGCCCTGCGCCTTGCAGTGCGCGACCACTGCGCGGATCTCCGCTTCGGACACGAAGGCCCCTTGAATACGCATTGCCTTGTTCGCGCCCATCGGCAAGAACAGACCGTCGCCCTGACCGACCAGTTTCTCAGCACCCGGCTGATCCAGGATCACTCGACTGTCAGTCAGGCTGGATGTTGCAAAGGCCAGCCGGCTTGGCACATTGGCCTTGATCAAGCCGGTGACGACATCAACGCTTGGTCGCTGCGTTGCAAGCACGAGGTGAATGCCAGCTGCGCGGGCAAGTTGAGTGATGCGCACGATCGCATCTTCAACATCGCGCGGTGCGACCATCATGAGGTCGGCCAGTTCGTCAACGACGACAAGCAGATACGGGTAGGGCGAGAGCTCACGCTCACTGCCCGGCGGCAAGGTCAACTTGCCGGTGCGGACAGCCTTGTTGAAGTCATCAATGTGGCGGAAGCCGAAGTGCGAGAGATCGTCGTAGCGGCGATCCATTTCCTTGACAACCCATTGCAGGGCGTCGGCCGCCTTCTTGGGATTGGTGATGATCGGGGTGATCAGGTGTGGAACACCTTCATAGGCCGTGAGTTCCACTCGCTTGGGGTCAACCAGAATCAAGCGCACTTCATCAGGAGTCGCCCGCATCAGGATTGATGTGATGAGTGAGTTGATGCAACTCGATTTGCCTGCACCAGTCGCACCAGCGACGAGGATGTGCGGCATCTTTGCGAGGTTGGCGACGACGTATCCGCCTTCGACATCCTTGCCCAGGGCCGCGACCATGGGGTGCGAGTCAGAAGTCGCGTTCTTGCTGCGCAGGACATCGCCCAGGGCAACGAGCTCGCGGTCAGTGTTGGGGATCTCGATGCCGATCGCCTTCTTGCCCGGGATCGGACTGAGGATGCGCACATCGGCACTGGCCACCGCATAGGCGATGTTCTTGCTGAGCGCAGTGACTCGCTCGACCTTCACGCTGGGGCCAAGTTCAATCTCATAGCGGGTGACTGTTGGGCCACGCATGAAGCCGGAAACGATGGCGTCAATGCCGAACTGCTCAAGCACCTCGGTCAGCGCATGGACCACGTGATCATTGGCCTTGGTCGCGGCCTTGGGCGCCGGGCCGGTCTTGAGCATGTTGACACCTGGCAGCACGAACTTGGCTCGCGGCGGACGACCAGTCTTCATCTTGGCCAGCGTCGGCGCGCCCATTTGCAGGTTGACGGTCTCGTGACGAGCCGGGTGGGCGTCGATGTCCAAGGCCTGAGTCAGAAGTTGATCGGCCTGCGTGCTGGGCTGGTAGGTCGACAGACCCTCCATCAGCAACGCCGCAGGTCGGTGATCGGTATCCATCACCGGCGAGATGAATGGCTGATCGCCAGCGAGACCTTCAGGAAAGACGTCTTCGTCATCATCGAGATAGTCCATCTCGAACTCTTCGTCGATTGCTTCGGCTTCGTTCGTCTCATCACCTGAGCGCGGAGCGGGCGTGAAGAAGCTGCGGATTGACGAAAGGGAGGTTGCCGTCACCACGAGCAGGCCGAAGGCCATCAGCAGCACCAACAGCAAGGCGGTGACGATCGGGCCGAGGGCACCGACGATGGGAGCAGTGAAGAGCCAGCCCAGGACGCCCGCGCCCGCATTCATCGCTTCGGCGCCGTCACTTGGAGTGGGAGTGCCATGGAACAAGTGCCACAAGCCGAGCACGCCGACAGCGACAGCCGAGCTGCCGATCAGGATGCGGCCGGTCATCAGCGGCTCATCTGGGTGACGCATCGTGCGCCAGGCGCCGAGGATCAGAGCAATCGGTACGAGCAGAGCCAGCACACCCAGCAGCGAATGGCAGATCATCGAGAGAGTGGACACGAACCAGGCGTCCACCCCGAACCAAAGCCCGGCGACCAAGGCGATGGTCAGCGCCAGCAGGCCAAGGGCCAGTCCGTCGCGGCGCTCATGCGCCTCCAGATCGCGGGCACCGGAGCCGAAACTGCGGGAAAGTGAGCCGATGGCATTGGCCATGCCCAGCCAGAGCGACTTCAGCAACCGACCACACCAGAGCACCAGACGAACCAGTGGTCCCGGTTGGACCGGACCCCTCGCGCGCTTGGGTGCCGGCTTTCTGGGGGCAGCCTTCTTGGCACGTGCGGGTTTGCGAGCAGCGCTCTTCTTTGCGCTGCCTCGTGGGGAAGATCCGCGACCAGCGCGCGAACGCGAAGGAGCGGACGTACGAGACGCCATGGGCGCACCCTAGCGAGCAAATCCCATGAGTCCCGGTAGTCACACGCGCAACACGCCCGCCTATAACTCCCGGGGGTCCAAGTGGACGTGCACCACGCCTGCCTCGGCCTTGGCTGAGCGTGTGACAGTGATCGCATGCAAGTGAGCTGACAGCTGGGCGCTGTCCTTGCGGTCAGCCAGTGCAATGCCGCGCCCATCACTTGGCCCCAGCACTC
Protein-coding sequences here:
- the argG gene encoding argininosuccinate synthase → MSKVLTSLPIGERVGIAFSGGLDTSIAVAWMREKGAIPFTYTADLGQPDEPEIQTVPSRAMVYGAEGARLVDCKSALVEEGLTALACGAFHIRSGGRQYFNTTPLGRAVTGTLLVRAMHEDGVDIWGDGSTYKGNDIERFYRYGLLANPALRIYKPWLDADFVEELGGRKEMSEWMQSRHLPYRSSVEKAYSTDANIWGATHEAKDLEHLNVSMEIVEPIMGVKFWDETLLIQPELVDIEFAQGRPVRINGKSFASAVDLVNEVNAIGGRHGLGMADQIENRIIEAKSRGIYEAPGMALLFIAYERLLSAIHNEDTVANYHAEGRRLGRLLYEGRWLDPQSLMLRESLQRWVASAVTGTVSIRLRRGDDYTIVATEGPAFSYHPDKLSMERTEDAAFGPVDRIGQLTMRNLDIADTRSKLEMYAAQGQLSLSHIDLVGELTPVPPPVAELSSAANTTSHVEAEDSPMDRAAMEAGND
- a CDS encoding RDD family protein, encoding MSSPEPARLPTARVRVPEAAKDFQGLRAGIVSRVLANIADVIIIVITTFTLYMCFASVKFMFDPRNFTWPALHMGWFVIVCGILLFVYFTFSWATSGRTVGNRLMGLRVVNHRGLIVRWSGAVVRAAFCVAFPFGLFWAIISRQNRSVQDVVLRTSVIYDWAPNRANLGHES
- a CDS encoding DUF4393 domain-containing protein, which gives rise to MASSEIASGKDSTADAEDMQRRVFAREKSIRKLYRPLEDWLGEHKHYFTHEFPEELSPRLVEVPEASLVCPPVGIVVPLIRRLSYSRAELSLKNMYLSLMATATDGRDAQGVHPSFVEAVARLSAKEARLLPMVLGQLQMPIAEVAWKSDDGQSTVLGRHLLDVNDRGTGQPSVDVDFSLWVDNWIQLGLVEVDYSVEWTGETSYQWVQRRPEFLAWKAQFESSISFDKGVLRVTDFGKSFARAIGPRDSLVVLA
- a CDS encoding MFS transporter, producing the protein MTAPAVPVGNDPLLAPEVLKAQSNTVRSLSGAAVFGGIAVAGAIPAGALLAASIADSDAAAGFAQTSGVLGAALLALPLARIALTRGRRAALSLGYAIGAVGAAIVVFAAIERNLLLVYLGCLLVGVASAAALQARYAATDLAAEQHRARALSLVVWASTIGAVLGPNLLNASGNLALALGLPQLSGPYLVSAACLAIAAAILWLFLRPDPYRMAMAIQKKSTGVVSRPSLREGLAHLRQRPRAMMGIAAISAGHICMVMVMVMTPVHMAHVDVTLQLIGLVISVHVAGMYAFSPVVGWAVDTYGRTQIVVVGIIILLFACLLCGVAPGDSIVMLGIGLLLLGLGWSCTLIAGSTIVTDEVDAEKRPAVQGLSDLAMNASGAVGGAVAGLVVLLSTYGVLCAVAAIPVLLLAMLVAVPKYRAPILAK
- a CDS encoding DUF3046 domain-containing protein, with product MRLTDFWERMEAHFGLAYAHSWAHDFVLPTLGCTVNDAIARGEDTKDIWRAVCVSAEVPALLR
- a CDS encoding helix-turn-helix transcriptional regulator → MIVLREVIGDELRRVRQDQGRTLRDVSAAAAVSLGYLSEVERGQKEASSELLAAICGALDVSLAQVLTSVTDHIVEAEKPTRLDFDGASLTYVGSARAPIPV
- a CDS encoding CinA family protein; translation: MQAELIATCRALGLTVATAESLTAGLVSSTLAETPGASAVLRGGAVTYATDTKHSVLGLDPALLEHVVSEQVVYAMAKAACALFGADLGLATTGVAGPEPLDDQPAGTVWIAVYDARSNTSMTRLLALSGDRGDVRQDSALAVIALALEYLSQMPRIGRE
- the pgsA gene encoding CDP-diacylglycerol--glycerol-3-phosphate 3-phosphatidyltransferase → MSSASSHGKAEAHESGPILNLPNFLTGLRILAVPVLIWLLASEGDSARIWATAVFLIAALTDLIDGAVARRRNQITSFGKLADPIADKALIGTALIGLSLLGELSWWFTVIILIREIGVTVLRMWVLSDGVIPASRGGKLKTLAQVIAISMYLLAPADISWWGAAQTTAMGIAVALTLATGLDYVLEAIRLRKAAELRTESPDSAPTPTPNER
- the rimO gene encoding 30S ribosomal protein S12 methylthiotransferase RimO; amino-acid sequence: MSRPSVAIVTLGCARNEVDSEELAGRLAAEGWDLVQDAESADAVLVNTCGFVDVAKKDSIDAILAASDLKGDGGPRAVVAVGCLSERYGRDLAAELPEADAVLGFDDYPDIAAKLRRIVAGDRPIAHEPTDRRLLLPLAPVEREASHAHVPGHGEGPAPRVRLETGPVASVKLASGCDRRCTFCAIPTFRGSFISRYPADVLAELSELVRTGVKEVVLVSENSTSYGKDLGDLRMLETTLPDLARQSGITRLRVAYLQPAEIRPGLIEAMVATPEVAPYFDLSFQHASASVLRRMRRFGGTEAFMGLVNRIRDLDPQAGIRSNVIVGFPGETQADIDELASFLETARLDAIGVFGYSDEDGTEAVTFTDKIDADVIRERVERITALADEVMAQRAEDRMGETVVVIVERIDEDEDGGLVAVGHAGHQGPDDSETYIPIDEDEVAIGDVLTAIVIDVDGVDLIAERA
- a CDS encoding helix-turn-helix transcriptional regulator, which translates into the protein MSVGTTLSEARIANGMSLEELAHASKLRASILSAMEGGDFSHCGGLVYARGQLRALAPILNLDPDQLVDDFTDEVAEGLHGRG